One Chryseobacterium sp. StRB126 genomic region harbors:
- a CDS encoding WxL protein host-binding domain-containing protein: MMIKRILFLITLILQFSFLHAGIVVLNGLTHSYKIENGKVYKGKIAIENTGSSPQTVKLFLQDFSYHADGTINYTALHTQKRTNGDWIKLNTNLVTLKGKEKTEVFYEVTVPDQAMDPGSYWSVIIVEPVEDIKPSDKQPGVSITSVVRYAIQVITDYDMEKAKPDLRFENIKVEKEEGKQTVKIAIANNGNLYCKPTASIEIYNRKTGEKIGTFSSLKMGLLPSTSKTFYIDISKVPPAKYKATVIATDEDENAFALNVELEVKND; this comes from the coding sequence ATGATGATAAAGCGTATTCTTTTTTTAATCACTCTGATTTTGCAGTTCAGCTTTTTACATGCCGGCATTGTGGTTCTTAATGGGCTTACGCATTCCTACAAGATAGAAAACGGCAAAGTTTATAAAGGAAAAATAGCCATTGAAAATACGGGCAGTAGCCCACAGACTGTAAAATTATTTTTACAGGATTTTTCTTACCATGCTGATGGTACCATTAATTACACAGCATTGCATACACAGAAAAGGACTAATGGAGATTGGATAAAACTGAATACCAATCTGGTAACACTAAAAGGTAAAGAAAAAACAGAAGTGTTTTATGAAGTTACCGTTCCCGATCAGGCAATGGATCCCGGGAGTTACTGGAGCGTCATTATTGTAGAGCCTGTAGAGGATATAAAACCCAGTGATAAACAACCTGGAGTAAGCATTACCTCTGTGGTACGATATGCCATTCAGGTCATTACAGATTATGATATGGAAAAGGCCAAACCGGACCTTAGATTTGAAAATATCAAAGTAGAGAAAGAAGAAGGAAAACAAACGGTAAAAATAGCGATCGCCAACAATGGAAATCTTTATTGTAAACCCACAGCATCCATTGAAATCTATAACCGTAAAACAGGAGAAAAAATAGGGACTTTTTCAAGCTTAAAAATGGGTCTTCTGCCTTCTACTTCCAAAACTTTTTACATTGATATCAGTAAAGTACCACCGGCTAAGTACAAAGCTACTGTTATAGCAACGGATGAAGACGAGAACGCTTTTGCGCTCAATGTGGAACTAGAAGTAAAAAATGATTAA